In one Spirosoma rigui genomic region, the following are encoded:
- a CDS encoding NUDIX hydrolase: protein MNSQEEIDDFVRNGHEQYLPHLTIDTVIFGYHDQQLKILLLKWVGYNGWGLPGGFIKRREPLSDAAQRILQDRTGLASIFLQQFHTFGDSPYRLKERDTQTLFENYGFTVEDSWLFERTLSIGYFALVDYSKVAVRSDFFTNDHQWCDVNDIPALLFDQNEVVEKALVTLRHQIYHQPIGYNLLPDKFTLPEIHRLYEAILGKELDQRNFAKKLVALGLIRKLDEQRAIGPHRSPYLYQFEKEAYEDALKHGIVHTY, encoded by the coding sequence ATGAATTCGCAGGAAGAAATAGACGATTTTGTCAGGAACGGGCACGAGCAATACCTGCCTCACCTGACCATTGATACAGTCATTTTTGGGTACCACGATCAGCAGCTGAAGATTCTGCTGCTCAAATGGGTTGGTTACAACGGGTGGGGGCTACCCGGCGGGTTCATAAAGCGAAGAGAGCCGCTGAGCGATGCTGCTCAGCGCATCTTACAGGATCGTACGGGACTGGCGTCCATTTTTTTGCAGCAGTTTCATACGTTTGGCGACTCACCGTACCGGCTGAAAGAGCGGGACACCCAGACGTTATTCGAAAACTACGGGTTCACCGTTGAGGACAGCTGGCTGTTTGAGCGAACGCTGTCGATTGGCTACTTTGCTCTGGTCGATTACTCAAAGGTTGCGGTGAGGAGTGATTTCTTTACCAATGACCACCAGTGGTGTGATGTAAACGACATTCCGGCGCTGTTATTCGATCAGAACGAAGTGGTAGAAAAAGCCCTGGTAACGCTCCGGCACCAGATCTATCACCAGCCAATTGGCTATAATCTGCTCCCTGATAAATTTACGCTCCCCGAAATTCACCGGCTATACGAAGCGATTTTGGGGAAAGAGCTGGATCAGCGCAACTTCGCCAAAAAACTTGTTGCGCTGGGACTGATTAGAAAGCTGGACGAACAGCGGGCTATTGGTCCTCACCGCTCCCCTTACCTCTACCAGTTTGAAAAAGAAGCCTACGAGGATGCCCTGAAGCACGGCATTGTGCACACTTACTAA
- a CDS encoding phytanoyl-CoA dioxygenase family protein — protein MLTTNTISAPERTRILSPDELDFFTRNGFIHIKHFVDRATVQTFLREIQRVEANWLAEDVDKINGTPLKFGRDENGDRIVQRFAFTSLFSPILSDFLADDRIQGLTQLLAPYEGRISPEEKDGLVVNHYVRTPESNFSRMGWHTDSPRDLFLGQRIRPMLNVGLHLDDCPKENGGLRVLPGTHKQNTLMTIFRKKQFIDHRPDPREVGFDIEAGDLTIHNGSLWHRVEQSPYIGAASRRRVMYIPIITGDYQFKNAASKTPFYHRFAKRIQD, from the coding sequence ATGCTGACAACAAACACTATCAGTGCGCCCGAGCGTACCCGTATCCTGTCTCCCGACGAGCTTGACTTCTTTACCCGCAACGGATTTATTCACATTAAACACTTCGTTGACCGCGCTACCGTGCAGACGTTTTTGCGCGAGATTCAGCGGGTCGAGGCCAACTGGCTGGCCGAAGATGTCGATAAAATAAACGGCACACCACTCAAGTTTGGCCGCGATGAGAACGGTGATCGTATTGTGCAGCGGTTCGCGTTTACGTCGCTGTTCAGCCCGATCCTGAGCGACTTTCTGGCCGATGACCGCATTCAGGGGCTGACCCAGTTACTGGCGCCCTACGAAGGCCGAATCAGTCCCGAGGAGAAAGACGGTCTGGTGGTGAACCACTACGTCCGGACGCCGGAGAGCAACTTCTCGCGCATGGGCTGGCACACCGACAGCCCGCGGGACCTGTTCCTGGGTCAGCGTATCCGGCCGATGCTCAACGTGGGGCTGCACCTCGACGATTGCCCCAAAGAGAACGGCGGGTTGCGGGTACTGCCCGGCACTCACAAACAGAATACGCTGATGACGATCTTCCGCAAGAAGCAGTTTATCGATCACCGGCCCGACCCCCGCGAGGTAGGTTTCGACATTGAAGCGGGCGACCTGACCATCCACAACGGCAGCCTGTGGCACCGGGTCGAACAGTCGCCCTATATCGGTGCCGCCAGCCGCCGTCGGGTCATGTACATTCCCATTATCACCGGCGATTACCAGTTTAAAAATGCCGCCAGCAAAACGCCCTTCTACCACCGGTTTGCTAAACGCATTCAGGACTAG
- a CDS encoding DUF1684 domain-containing protein, with the protein MDELTAETGPVNPYARTFFVLWGLTMLALAGFRADDPAYQAQLDSWHRQRVESLKSENGWLNLAGLFWLKEGVNEAGADPGNDLTFPVGKTPAELGIFKLAKGTVQFEPAPGTMVQADGKPILGTATVFSADLAKPVTLAHGSLRWFVIKRGDRYAVRLRDLENPLLSAFKGIDRFPANEAYRVSARLEKPTVARTIPILDVTGQTSQQPLAGTLVFTLAGKTYRLDAVGEGQDKLFILFGDATNTHETYGSGRFLYADKPGPDGLTMLDFNQSINPPCAFTPFATCPLPPKQNRLAVAIPAGEKVFGDH; encoded by the coding sequence ATGGACGAACTAACTGCAGAAACTGGCCCCGTTAATCCCTACGCCCGAACGTTCTTCGTGCTCTGGGGGCTTACCATGCTCGCGCTGGCAGGCTTTCGGGCCGATGATCCGGCCTATCAGGCACAGCTCGATAGCTGGCACCGGCAGCGGGTAGAGTCACTAAAAAGCGAAAACGGCTGGCTGAACCTGGCCGGGCTATTCTGGCTCAAAGAGGGCGTCAACGAAGCCGGTGCTGACCCCGGCAATGACCTTACCTTCCCGGTTGGCAAGACGCCCGCCGAACTTGGTATATTCAAATTGGCTAAGGGGACGGTTCAGTTCGAGCCCGCACCCGGAACCATGGTCCAGGCCGACGGGAAGCCAATTCTGGGTACGGCAACCGTTTTTTCGGCCGACCTGGCCAAGCCCGTTACCCTGGCGCATGGTTCATTGCGGTGGTTCGTTATCAAGCGGGGGGACCGGTATGCCGTTCGGTTGCGGGACCTGGAAAATCCGCTGCTGAGTGCCTTCAAAGGCATCGACCGCTTCCCGGCCAACGAAGCCTACCGCGTGAGCGCCCGGCTCGAAAAACCAACCGTGGCCCGCACCATCCCCATCCTCGACGTAACGGGACAAACGTCGCAGCAGCCGCTGGCGGGTACGCTGGTGTTCACGCTGGCGGGCAAAACCTACCGGCTCGACGCCGTAGGGGAGGGTCAGGATAAACTGTTCATCCTGTTTGGCGATGCCACGAACACCCACGAGACTTACGGGTCCGGCCGGTTTTTATACGCCGACAAGCCCGGTCCCGATGGCCTGACAATGCTGGATTTCAACCAGAGTATCAACCCGCCCTGTGCCTTCACACCGTTTGCCACCTGTCCGCTGCCGCCTAAACAGAATCGGCTGGCCGTGGCCATACCGGCCGGGGAAAAAGTATTCGGTGATCATTGA
- a CDS encoding 2Fe-2S iron-sulfur cluster-binding protein → MDENETPDLSDDEKKLFKDLMPEDLDEILDTGVNRRHFLKLVTLAGGGILAAQSAVAEQLFTKPISVPAAADVASATIENGVNVALKVNGTARKLTVDSRMTLLDTLRERLDLTGSKKGCDHGQCGACTVIVDGQRVLSCLTLAASCNGKTVQTIEGLARGDAGSTVRLHPMQEAFLKHDGFQCGFCTPGQICSAVALLDEAKRGDASYVTGNVRQKTAPVQLSTEEIRERMSGNLCRCGAYPNIVAAIQEVHSGKPVEQTFRFSA, encoded by the coding sequence ATGGACGAGAACGAAACACCCGACCTGTCGGACGACGAGAAAAAACTATTCAAGGATCTGATGCCGGAAGATCTGGACGAGATTCTGGATACCGGCGTGAACCGGCGTCACTTCCTCAAGCTGGTGACCCTGGCGGGCGGGGGGATACTAGCGGCCCAGTCGGCCGTGGCCGAGCAGCTGTTTACCAAACCGATCAGCGTACCGGCGGCAGCTGATGTAGCATCGGCAACGATCGAGAACGGCGTTAACGTAGCGCTGAAGGTGAACGGCACCGCCCGCAAACTGACGGTTGATTCGCGGATGACCTTACTGGATACACTCCGGGAACGGCTGGACCTGACCGGCTCGAAAAAAGGCTGTGACCATGGCCAGTGCGGAGCCTGTACGGTCATCGTCGACGGGCAGCGGGTGCTGTCGTGCCTGACGCTGGCCGCCAGCTGCAACGGGAAAACGGTACAGACCATCGAGGGGCTCGCCAGGGGGGATGCCGGTTCGACGGTTCGCCTGCATCCGATGCAGGAAGCGTTTCTGAAGCACGATGGCTTTCAGTGCGGCTTCTGCACACCCGGCCAGATATGCTCGGCGGTGGCGCTGCTGGACGAAGCCAAACGAGGGGATGCCAGCTACGTGACCGGGAACGTACGCCAAAAAACGGCACCGGTCCAGCTGTCGACCGAAGAAATTCGGGAGCGGATGTCGGGTAATCTCTGCCGTTGCGGGGCCTATCCCAATATTGTTGCCGCCATTCAGGAGGTCCACAGCGGAAAGCCCGTTGAGCAGACGTTTCGGTTTTCAGCCTAA
- a CDS encoding FAD binding domain-containing protein codes for MRPFTYTRATDPSSATTALTANPTAKFLAGGTNLIDLMKEDVERPSALVDISGLNLTEIKPIAAGAAKGGMSIGGLGKNTEAANNPMIRQNYPLLTQAILAGASGQIRNMATNGGNLLQRTRCPYFYEVSMPCNKREPGSGCGAREGVNRLHAIFGWSESCVAVYPSDMAIALAALDAVVRVRNASGQERSIAFADFHRLPGDKPEQDTTLAHGELITAIDLPPNKFADRSYYLKVRDRASYAFALLSVAAGLEMAGSKIVQARIAMGGVAHKPWRALKAEQFLAGKEATEENFKRAADAEMAAAKPLEHNKFKVELGNRSIVLALQMAMNGGKA; via the coding sequence ATGAGACCCTTTACCTATACCCGGGCCACCGACCCATCGTCGGCAACAACCGCACTGACCGCAAATCCAACGGCAAAATTTCTGGCCGGGGGCACCAACCTGATCGACCTGATGAAGGAAGATGTGGAGCGCCCGTCGGCTCTTGTTGATATTTCAGGCCTGAACCTGACGGAGATCAAACCTATTGCTGCCGGTGCTGCCAAAGGCGGCATGTCCATTGGTGGTCTGGGCAAAAACACCGAGGCTGCCAACAACCCGATGATCCGCCAGAACTACCCGCTTCTGACGCAGGCTATCCTGGCGGGTGCATCGGGGCAGATTCGGAATATGGCTACCAATGGTGGCAACCTGCTGCAGCGTACCCGCTGTCCGTACTTCTACGAGGTATCCATGCCCTGCAACAAGCGCGAGCCGGGCAGTGGCTGCGGAGCACGGGAGGGCGTTAACCGGCTGCACGCCATCTTCGGCTGGTCCGAGTCGTGCGTGGCAGTATACCCGTCTGATATGGCCATTGCGCTGGCGGCCCTGGATGCCGTAGTGCGGGTCCGGAATGCCAGCGGCCAGGAACGGAGCATTGCCTTCGCCGATTTTCACCGGCTTCCCGGCGACAAACCCGAGCAGGACACAACCCTCGCGCATGGCGAACTGATCACGGCCATTGACCTGCCACCGAACAAGTTTGCCGACAGGTCGTACTACCTCAAAGTGCGCGACCGGGCTTCCTACGCCTTTGCGCTGCTTTCGGTAGCGGCCGGACTGGAAATGGCAGGTAGCAAGATCGTGCAGGCCCGTATTGCCATGGGGGGCGTAGCGCACAAGCCCTGGCGGGCGCTGAAAGCCGAGCAGTTTCTGGCGGGAAAGGAAGCCACCGAGGAGAATTTCAAACGAGCCGCCGACGCCGAAATGGCCGCGGCAAAGCCGCTGGAACATAATAAGTTCAAGGTGGAACTCGGCAACCGCAGCATTGTGCTGGCGCTGCAAATGGCCATGAACGGAGGTAAAGCCTGA
- a CDS encoding GrpB family protein, protein MVIESYRESWIADFNALQAVLEEALALLPITFEHIGSTSVPGLAAKPLIDIDLIFDQRVAFTEIKSRLALVGYRHVGNQGISGREVFKRGQTIDMHSLLDSIPHHLYGCREGSSEVHKHRLFRDYLIAHEEARIHYQQLKYALAQEANQDRKRYAQLKEQKATVFIDGIVEMARNEQMQAPTNRPR, encoded by the coding sequence ATGGTAATCGAAAGCTACAGAGAATCCTGGATTGCGGATTTCAACGCACTACAAGCGGTACTTGAGGAAGCACTCGCTCTGCTGCCGATCACTTTTGAGCATATCGGCAGTACGTCGGTTCCGGGTCTGGCGGCAAAGCCACTGATCGATATTGACCTGATCTTTGACCAGCGCGTGGCCTTCACGGAGATTAAAAGTAGACTTGCCCTCGTTGGGTATCGCCATGTCGGCAATCAGGGTATTTCCGGCCGGGAGGTGTTTAAGCGAGGGCAAACGATTGACATGCATTCCCTCCTCGATTCAATTCCCCATCACCTGTACGGTTGCCGGGAAGGCAGTAGTGAGGTGCATAAACATCGGCTATTCAGGGATTATCTCATCGCCCACGAGGAGGCACGAATTCACTATCAGCAGCTGAAATATGCGCTGGCCCAAGAAGCAAACCAGGACCGCAAGCGTTACGCGCAGCTGAAAGAACAGAAGGCGACAGTGTTTATCGATGGTATCGTCGAAATGGCCCGGAACGAGCAGATGCAAGCGCCCACTAACCGCCCGCGTTGA
- a CDS encoding DUF1330 domain-containing protein, with the protein MLYFTQLVFVKNGQEAVFHAFEEQVLPLLARHNGTLLYRVRPPSVSVLASAIGHPYEVHLVSFPARANFEAYRDDPERTRHMALKDESVERIMLIEGSLL; encoded by the coding sequence ATGCTGTATTTCACCCAGCTTGTTTTTGTTAAGAACGGCCAGGAAGCCGTTTTTCATGCCTTCGAAGAGCAGGTGTTGCCTCTCCTTGCGCGACACAACGGCACGTTGCTGTACCGGGTACGTCCCCCCTCGGTTTCCGTGCTGGCGTCGGCGATTGGGCATCCCTACGAAGTCCATCTGGTCAGTTTTCCCGCCCGGGCCAATTTCGAGGCTTATCGGGACGATCCGGAGCGGACCCGGCACATGGCGCTGAAAGATGAATCGGTTGAGCGAATTATGCTTATTGAAGGCAGCCTGCTCTAG
- a CDS encoding xanthine dehydrogenase family protein molybdopterin-binding subunit, whose product MQDKNKLTGTPISRIDGIAKVTGKAAYATDYPVKNLAYAVLFKSTIAAGTIRTIDSAAAEKAPGVLAVITHTNAPKLNVNGGIRGGALLQSPEIEFYGQHIGMVVAETFEQARHAAHLINVTYDRKEPKVDFEKLYKDAVLPKEKDKADAVRGDAKAALREATYKVEAVYETPIEHHHPLEPHATIAEWAGDRVTLYNSSQIVNGAQSAAAATLNIKTEQVRIVSPYIGGGFGSKGGQWANLVLTAVAARQVNRPVKLALTRQQMVNSVGMRQRNHQKVSLAATKDGKLTALAHEITTHGAIKNEFVEPCGDCSKIMYAVPNSLITYRAVPMNVILPTYTRGPGKSTGSFALESAMDELAYALKMDPVELRIKNEPDRDPSNGKPWSSRKAVDCLQVGAKAFGWEKRKAEPRQNQRGNFLIGYGVASGTYPAHQRPTSAIVKLKRSGNEVLATIELAAADLGTGTYTILAQTAADALALPIRHVKVLIGDSDLPPAAGSVGSVGASSYANAVNDACQKITDELIARSGKQFFVRPTASQLMLSEKITDFQTRIDAKPLESAEEYSAHSFNANFAEVAVNRFTGMVRVNRFLAVTGAGTILNPKTARSQIIGGTIWGIGMALTEESVLDPRYGNFVTRSFADYHVPANLDIGDLEAIFIREDDQKANTLGVKGIGEVGIVGVAAAVANAIFNATGKRVRELPITPDKLL is encoded by the coding sequence ATGCAAGACAAAAATAAACTAACCGGCACGCCCATCAGTCGCATTGACGGGATCGCCAAGGTGACGGGAAAGGCAGCCTACGCCACGGACTACCCGGTCAAAAACCTGGCTTATGCCGTGCTGTTCAAAAGCACCATTGCCGCCGGAACCATCCGCACCATCGACAGCGCTGCGGCCGAGAAAGCGCCCGGTGTGCTCGCCGTAATCACTCATACTAACGCCCCGAAACTCAATGTGAACGGCGGCATTCGAGGGGGGGCGCTGCTCCAGAGTCCTGAGATCGAATTTTACGGGCAGCATATCGGCATGGTCGTGGCCGAAACCTTTGAGCAGGCCCGGCATGCTGCACACCTGATCAATGTCACCTACGATCGCAAAGAGCCGAAAGTCGACTTCGAGAAGCTCTACAAAGATGCCGTATTGCCGAAAGAAAAGGACAAAGCCGACGCCGTACGGGGAGATGCCAAAGCGGCCCTGCGCGAGGCTACCTATAAGGTGGAGGCCGTCTACGAAACGCCCATCGAGCACCACCACCCGCTGGAGCCCCACGCTACCATTGCCGAATGGGCTGGCGACCGGGTAACGCTGTACAACAGTTCCCAGATCGTGAACGGTGCGCAGAGTGCCGCGGCTGCTACGCTGAATATCAAAACCGAGCAGGTACGGATCGTGTCGCCTTACATTGGGGGTGGGTTTGGTTCGAAAGGGGGGCAGTGGGCCAATCTGGTCCTGACGGCGGTGGCAGCCCGGCAGGTGAACCGGCCGGTTAAGCTGGCGCTCACCCGCCAGCAAATGGTTAACTCGGTGGGTATGCGGCAGCGAAATCACCAGAAGGTGAGTCTGGCCGCCACTAAAGACGGTAAACTGACGGCCCTGGCGCACGAGATCACTACGCATGGAGCGATCAAGAATGAGTTTGTCGAGCCCTGTGGCGATTGCTCCAAGATCATGTATGCCGTGCCCAACTCGCTCATTACCTACCGGGCGGTGCCGATGAATGTGATCTTGCCGACCTATACGCGCGGTCCCGGCAAGTCGACGGGTAGTTTCGCCCTCGAATCCGCCATGGATGAGCTGGCCTACGCTCTGAAGATGGATCCCGTCGAACTACGGATCAAAAACGAACCCGACCGCGACCCCTCCAACGGAAAACCCTGGTCGTCACGGAAAGCGGTCGACTGTTTACAGGTGGGAGCCAAAGCGTTCGGCTGGGAAAAGCGAAAGGCCGAACCCCGCCAGAACCAGCGGGGAAATTTTCTGATCGGCTACGGGGTGGCCTCCGGTACGTATCCCGCCCATCAGCGGCCTACTTCGGCCATCGTGAAGCTGAAACGCAGTGGCAATGAAGTGCTGGCTACCATTGAACTGGCCGCTGCTGACCTCGGAACCGGAACCTATACCATCCTGGCGCAAACGGCTGCCGATGCGCTGGCCCTCCCAATCCGCCACGTAAAGGTATTAATCGGCGACTCGGATCTGCCCCCGGCAGCAGGGTCGGTGGGGTCGGTAGGAGCTTCCAGCTACGCCAACGCCGTGAACGATGCCTGCCAGAAAATTACGGATGAGCTGATTGCCCGCTCTGGTAAGCAATTTTTCGTTCGCCCAACGGCTTCGCAACTGATGCTGTCGGAGAAGATTACCGACTTTCAGACTCGAATTGACGCCAAGCCGCTGGAGAGTGCTGAGGAATATTCAGCCCACAGCTTCAATGCCAACTTTGCCGAGGTAGCCGTGAATCGGTTTACCGGTATGGTACGGGTAAACCGGTTTCTGGCCGTGACGGGGGCGGGGACTATCCTGAACCCCAAAACGGCCCGCTCGCAAATTATCGGTGGTACTATCTGGGGTATTGGCATGGCCCTCACCGAAGAATCGGTCCTCGACCCGCGCTACGGTAATTTCGTTACCCGCTCCTTCGCCGATTACCACGTACCGGCCAATCTCGACATTGGCGATTTAGAGGCCATCTTTATCCGGGAAGACGACCAGAAAGCCAATACACTCGGCGTGAAGGGAATTGGCGAAGTGGGTATTGTGGGCGTGGCAGCCGCCGTTGCCAACGCTATCTTCAACGCCACCGGCAAGCGGGTTCGTGAACTGCCCATCACACCCGATAAACTCCTGTAA